From Carya illinoinensis cultivar Pawnee chromosome 5, C.illinoinensisPawnee_v1, whole genome shotgun sequence, one genomic window encodes:
- the LOC122310703 gene encoding probable protein phosphatase 2C 60 isoform X2, whose translation MLPELMNFLRACFRPRSYVHAASDAVGRQDGLLWYKDSGQHLNGEFSMAVVQANNLLEDQSQLESGSLSSHETGPYGTFVGIYDGHGGPETSRYINVHLFQHLKRFTAEQQSMSMDVIRKAFQATEDGFLSLVTREWPIKPQIAAVGSCALVGIICGGTLYIANLGDSRAVLGRVVRATGEVLAIQMSMEHNACIESVRQELQSLHPNDSQIVVLKHNVWRVKGLIQISRSIGDVYLKKSEFNREPLYSKFRLREPFERPILSSEPAISVHQLQPHDQFIIFASDGLWEHLSNQEAVDMVQNHPHNDFVECQMRTVHQTGEKN comes from the exons ATGTTACCGGAGTTGATGAACTTTTTGAGGGCCTGTTTTCGGCCGAGGTCATATGTTCATGCGGCTTCTGATGCAGTGGGGCGCCAAGATGGGCTATTGTGGTACAAAGACAGCGGACAGCACTTGAATGGTGAATTCTCTATGGCTGTAGTCCAGGCCAACAATTTGCTTGAGGACCAGAGCCAGCTGGAGTCTGGCAGTTTGAGCTCGCATGAGACCGGCCCCTATGGTACCTTTGTTGGTATCTATGATGGGCACGGCGGGCCTGAGACATCACGCTATATCAATGTTCACCTATTTCAGCATCTGAAGA GGTTTACTGCAGAGCAACAATCGATGTCAATGGATGTGATACGGAAAGCATTTCAAGCAACAGAAGATGGGTTTTTGTCTCTTGTTACCAGAGAATGGCCAATAAAACCACAGATTGCAGCCGTTGGGTCATGTGCCCTTGTTGGCATTATTTGTGGGGGAACCCTTTACATTGCCAACCTTGGTGATTCCCGTGCTGTCCTGGGAAGAGTGGTGAGGGCAACAGGGGAGGTTTTAGCCATCCAAATGTCGATGGAGCACAATGCTTGTATAGAATCTGTGAGACAGGAGCTGCAGTCTTTGCATCCCAATGACTCACAGATTGTAGTGTTGAAACATAATGTATGGCGTGTAAAAGGCCTTATACAG ATTTCTAGATCAATTGGTgatgtatatttaaaaaagtctGAGTTCAACAGGGAGCCTTTATATTCTAAGTTTCGCCTTCGGGAACCTTTCGAAAGGCCAATACTTAGTTCTGAACCAGCAATATCGGTGCACCAATTGCAACCACATGatcaatttattatatttgcatCTGATGGGCTGTGGGAGCACCTTAGCAATCAGGAAGCAGTTGATATGGTTCAAAATCATCCACACAAT GATTTTGTTGAATGCCAAATGAGAACTGTCCATCAGACAGGAGAGAAAAATTAA
- the LOC122310703 gene encoding probable protein phosphatase 2C 60 isoform X1 has protein sequence MLPELMNFLRACFRPRSYVHAASDAVGRQDGLLWYKDSGQHLNGEFSMAVVQANNLLEDQSQLESGSLSSHETGPYGTFVGIYDGHGGPETSRYINVHLFQHLKRFTAEQQSMSMDVIRKAFQATEDGFLSLVTREWPIKPQIAAVGSCALVGIICGGTLYIANLGDSRAVLGRVVRATGEVLAIQMSMEHNACIESVRQELQSLHPNDSQIVVLKHNVWRVKGLIQISRSIGDVYLKKSEFNREPLYSKFRLREPFERPILSSEPAISVHQLQPHDQFIIFASDGLWEHLSNQEAVDMVQNHPHNGSARRLVKAALQEAAKKREMRYSDLKRIDRGVRRHFHDDITVIVVFVDSNLVSRASSVRCPTISVRGGGINLPPNTLAPCMTPTEVGNT, from the exons ATGTTACCGGAGTTGATGAACTTTTTGAGGGCCTGTTTTCGGCCGAGGTCATATGTTCATGCGGCTTCTGATGCAGTGGGGCGCCAAGATGGGCTATTGTGGTACAAAGACAGCGGACAGCACTTGAATGGTGAATTCTCTATGGCTGTAGTCCAGGCCAACAATTTGCTTGAGGACCAGAGCCAGCTGGAGTCTGGCAGTTTGAGCTCGCATGAGACCGGCCCCTATGGTACCTTTGTTGGTATCTATGATGGGCACGGCGGGCCTGAGACATCACGCTATATCAATGTTCACCTATTTCAGCATCTGAAGA GGTTTACTGCAGAGCAACAATCGATGTCAATGGATGTGATACGGAAAGCATTTCAAGCAACAGAAGATGGGTTTTTGTCTCTTGTTACCAGAGAATGGCCAATAAAACCACAGATTGCAGCCGTTGGGTCATGTGCCCTTGTTGGCATTATTTGTGGGGGAACCCTTTACATTGCCAACCTTGGTGATTCCCGTGCTGTCCTGGGAAGAGTGGTGAGGGCAACAGGGGAGGTTTTAGCCATCCAAATGTCGATGGAGCACAATGCTTGTATAGAATCTGTGAGACAGGAGCTGCAGTCTTTGCATCCCAATGACTCACAGATTGTAGTGTTGAAACATAATGTATGGCGTGTAAAAGGCCTTATACAG ATTTCTAGATCAATTGGTgatgtatatttaaaaaagtctGAGTTCAACAGGGAGCCTTTATATTCTAAGTTTCGCCTTCGGGAACCTTTCGAAAGGCCAATACTTAGTTCTGAACCAGCAATATCGGTGCACCAATTGCAACCACATGatcaatttattatatttgcatCTGATGGGCTGTGGGAGCACCTTAGCAATCAGGAAGCAGTTGATATGGTTCAAAATCATCCACACAAT GGAAGTGCAAGAAGGCTAGTAAAAGCTGCTTTGCAAGAAGCCGcaaagaagagagaaatgagGTATTCAGACTTGAAGAGGATCGACCGTGGTGTCCGCCGCCATTTCCACGATGATATCACAGTGATTGTTGTCTTTGTAGACTCAAATCTCGTAAGCAGGGCTAGCTCAGTCAGGTGTCCTACTATATCCGTGAGAGGGGGTGGTATAAACCTTCCCCCTAACACACTGGCACCTTGTATGACGCCAACTGAAGTTGGCAATACTTAG
- the LOC122308798 gene encoding protein ALTERED PHOSPHATE STARVATION RESPONSE 1-like, with translation MGCVASKLEQEEEVVSICRERKRQLKLAVERRHTLAEAHCRYCHALYAVAAAIDLFVARHSSHASQFLITFPPPCPPPPTENVVNNPMFLQQRPSDSTTQEAIACESCGSSTSSESSEEEREEEEAEEEEEEERAEQPCGYFYMEMPPSMPSPQRDFGWDFFNPFDSMRPEVINGYRRSSDDDLRVVREEEGIPELEEEGEREEQETKVVMVEENGDVEHESGVEVVKVVDGANVNQGEHKGLTVINTPVAGRELLDALKDIEDHFIRAFDSGKDVSRMLEANRVYLQSNLEEIKQNSTKLIQAITCNRSTSSRTSSCKSLVASSSKSSSTWTEYKNDLFDDYGGMASGSHSLTLGRLYAWEKKLYEEVKAGDSTRKIYEKKCLRLRNQDVRGDGEQTLDKTRAAVKDLYARILVAIRSAESISKRIQKLRDEELQPQIVELLKGLTRTWKIMLESHETQNKILFEVRSFTCPTFGKFCNDTHRLATLQLEAELHNWRACLVEYVTAQKRYVEALHGWLAKFVVPEVEFYSRGRNSAAPYTVDGPPLLVICRDWLASINKLPDKAVAFALKSLAKDVKALWVQQGEEQQQKRKVDSLAKDLDRRIMAFEKTESRFLESKFTDLKLETEEENRDEYLTDKKDQLDSWRMKLDVEKEKHHSCMQDTQRITLNGFQTGFSTVFESLMEFSKASQKMYNDLVTCSENTEKAGNLSYIEGSMVEDDGSR, from the exons ATGGGGTGCGTTGCTTCTAAGCTGGAGCAGGAAGAGGAAGTAGTATCTATCTGCAGAGAGAGGAAACGTCAACTGAAGCTTGCTGTGGAGAGAAGACACACTCTTGCAGAGGCACATTGTAGGTACTGTCACGCTCTCTATGCGGTAGCAGCAGCCATAGATCTCTTTGTCGCTCGCCACTCTTCTCATGCTTCACAGTTCCTCATCACGTTCCCACCACCTTGTCCTCCTCCTCCAACGGAGAATGTCGTAAACAACCCAATGTTTCTTCAACAAAGACCCTCTGATTCTACCACTCAAGAAGCCATCGCTTGTGAATCGTGTGGGTCCTCAACTTCTTCAGAATCTTctgaggaagagagagaagaagaagaagcggaagaagaagaagaagaagaaagagccGAACAGCCCTGTGGGTACTTTTATATGGAAATGCCGCCATCAATGCCATCACCACAGAGAGATTTTGGGTGGGATTTCTTTAATCCTTTTGACAGCATGAGACCCGAGGTTATCAACGGGTACCGAAGGAGCTCAGATGATGACTTAAGGGTCGTGAGGGAAGAGGAAGGGATTCCAGAGCTAGAAGAGGAAGGTGAAAGAGAAGAACAGGAAACCAAGGTGGTGATGGTTGAAGAAAATGGTGATGTGGAGCATGAGAGTGGCGTTGAGGTGGTGAAAGTAGTAGATGGTGCTAATGTGAACCAAGGAGAGCACAAGGGGCTCACAGTTATTAATACCCCAGTGGCAGGAAGGGAACTACTCGATGCTCTAAAGGACATTGAAGATCACTTTATCAGGGCTTTCGATTCTGGCAAGGACGTTTCCAGGATGCTAGAGGCCAATAGAGTTTACCTACAGTCTAACCTGGAGGAAATAAAAC AGAACTCGACTAAACTGATTCAAGCTATTACATGCAACCGGTCCACTTCATCGAGGACTTCATCATGTAAGAGTCTTGTAGCATCCTCTTCGAAAAGTTCTTCAACATGGACAGAGTATAAGAATGACCTCTTTGATGACTACGGAGGAATGGCATCCGGAAGCCATTCGCTGACTTTAGGAAGATTATATGCTTGGGAGAAGAAGCTGTATGAAGAAGTTAAG GCTGGAGATAGCACGCGAAAAATTTATGAGAAAAAATGTTTAAGGCTGAGAAACCAGGATGTCAGAGGAGATGGTGAACAAACACTGGACAAAACCAGAGCTGCAGTAAAAGACTTGTATGCCAGGATCTTGGTTGCTATTCGAAGTGCAGAGTCAATATCGAAGAGAATTCAGAAACTCAGAGATGAAGAATTGCAGCCCCAAATTGTTGAACTATTAAAAGG CCTAACGAGAACCTGGAAAATTATGTTGGAATCCCATGAAACCCAGAATAAGATCCTCTTTGAAGTCAGGTCCTTTACTTGTCCCACTTTTGGAAAATTCTGCAATGACACTCACCGACTAGCAACACTTCAGCTCGAGGCTGAGCTTCATAATTGGCGTGCATGCCTCGTGGAGTATGTAACGGCCCAGAAACGATATGTAGAAGCTCTCCATGGCTGGCTAGCAAAGTTTGTAGTTCCTGAAGTAGAATTCTACTCTAGGGGCAGAAATTCAGCTGCACCGTATACAGTTGATGGACCCCCATTGCTTGTTATCTGCCGTGATTGGTTAGCCTCCATAAATAAGTTACCAGATAAAGCAGTGGCATTCGCATTGAAAAGCTTGGCAAAGGATGTGAAGGCTCTGTGGGTTCAGCAAGGGGAGGAAcaacaacagaaaaggaaagTAGACAGCCTAGCAAAAGATCTCGACAGAAGGATTATGGCATTCGAGAAGACCGAGAGTAGATTTCTTGAATCCAAATTCACGGATCTGAAGTTGGAGACAGAAGAGGAAAATCGGGATGAGTACTTGACTGATAAGAAAGATCAGTTGGACTCATGGAGAATGAAGTTGGATGTAGAGAAGGAAAAACACCACAGTTGCATGCAAGATACACAAAGGATCACATTAAATGGATTTCAAACTGGGTTTTCAACAGTTTTTGAGTCCTTAATGGAGTTCTCTAAGGCTTCTCAAAAAATGTACAATGACCTTGTAACCTGCAGTGAAAATACTGAGAAAGCTGGGAATCTATCATATATAGAGGGCTCCATGGTTGAAGACGATGGCAGCAGATGA
- the LOC122311755 gene encoding protein CHAPERONE-LIKE PROTEIN OF POR1, chloroplastic-like isoform X1, whose product MAATLSVRPNRFAAGSPYPRPPPRLPVPSHTGRPAKNEPWRGVSTSTVIPSRRTLVQAGSRADDSAPSEKSVENALKLLGVSEGASFDEILRAKNSVLAACKDDQEAIAQVEAAYDMLLMQSLTQRRAGKVVNSGIRYADVKPVSAPRMGSMPQWLQAAVKNPPVSVETPSSGDLGIQAGVYGALMILTYVNGASSSLAAPYGADVPGLILAGSFGASLYFMTKQNVKLGKATVITIGGLVAGAVVGSAVESWLQVDVVPFLGINSPAAVISEFILFSQFLVSLCLR is encoded by the exons ATGGCTGCCACTCTCTCAGTCCGGCCCAACCGCTTCGCCGCCGGTTCACCCTACCCTCGCCCTCCGCCGCGTCTTCCCGTACCATCACACACTGGCAGGCCCGCCAAGAACGAACCATGGCGAGGCGTGAGTACTTCTACCGTTATACCCTCCCGGCGCACGCTAGTCCAAGCCGGCTCGAGAGCCGACGACTCGGCGCCGTCCGAGAAGTCCGTGGAGAACGCTCTCAAACTTCTCGGAGTCTCCGAGGGCGCTTCCTTTGATGAAATACTCCGCGCCAAGAATTCGGTCCTCGCCGCTTGTAAGGACGACCAGGAGGCGATTGCACAG GTTGAGGCTGCATATGATATGTTGCTTATGCAAAGCTTAACTCAGCGGCGAGCTGGAAAAGTTGTGAATAGTGGCATCCGTTATGCTGATGTTAAGCCTGTAAGTGCTCCTAGGATGGGATCAATGCCTCAGTGGCTGCAGGCTGCTGTGAAGAATCCTCCTGTTTCAGTTGAAACACCATCAAGTGGTGATTTGGGCATACAAGCTGGCGTTTATGGGGCTTTAATGATCTTAACATATGTCAATGGAGCTTCATCATCTCTTGCAGCACCATATGGGGCTGATGTTCCTGGACTGATCTTGGCTGGGAGTTTTGGAGCTTCCTTGTACTTCATGACCAAGCAAAATGTTAAGTTAG GGAAGGCTACAGTAATTACCATTGGTGGGCTAGTGGCTGGTGCTGTGGTGGGATCTGCAGTTGAGAGCTGGCTGCAGGTTGACGTTGTCCCATTTCTTGGCATAAACTCCCCTGCTGCTGTAATAAGCGAATTTATACTCTTCTCTCAATTCTTGGTCTCCCTGTGCCTAAGGTAG
- the LOC122311755 gene encoding uncharacterized protein LOC122311755 isoform X2: MAATLSVRPNRFAAGSPYPRPPPRLPVPSHTGRPAKNEPWRGVSTSTVIPSRRTLVQAGSRADDSAPSEKSVENALKLLGVSEGASFDEILRAKNSVLAACKDDQEAIAQVEAAYDMLLMQSLTQRRAGKVVNSGIRYADVKPVSAPRMGSMPQWLQAAVKNPPVSVETPSSGDLGIQAGVYGALMILTYVNGASSSLAAPYGADVPGLILAGSFGASLYFMTKQNVKLEFHVLVVESLTLMLLALVLLDSLD; this comes from the exons ATGGCTGCCACTCTCTCAGTCCGGCCCAACCGCTTCGCCGCCGGTTCACCCTACCCTCGCCCTCCGCCGCGTCTTCCCGTACCATCACACACTGGCAGGCCCGCCAAGAACGAACCATGGCGAGGCGTGAGTACTTCTACCGTTATACCCTCCCGGCGCACGCTAGTCCAAGCCGGCTCGAGAGCCGACGACTCGGCGCCGTCCGAGAAGTCCGTGGAGAACGCTCTCAAACTTCTCGGAGTCTCCGAGGGCGCTTCCTTTGATGAAATACTCCGCGCCAAGAATTCGGTCCTCGCCGCTTGTAAGGACGACCAGGAGGCGATTGCACAG GTTGAGGCTGCATATGATATGTTGCTTATGCAAAGCTTAACTCAGCGGCGAGCTGGAAAAGTTGTGAATAGTGGCATCCGTTATGCTGATGTTAAGCCTGTAAGTGCTCCTAGGATGGGATCAATGCCTCAGTGGCTGCAGGCTGCTGTGAAGAATCCTCCTGTTTCAGTTGAAACACCATCAAGTGGTGATTTGGGCATACAAGCTGGCGTTTATGGGGCTTTAATGATCTTAACATATGTCAATGGAGCTTCATCATCTCTTGCAGCACCATATGGGGCTGATGTTCCTGGACTGATCTTGGCTGGGAGTTTTGGAGCTTCCTTGTACTTCATGACCAAGCAAAATGTTAAGTTAG AGTTTCATGTGCTGGTAGTAGAATCTCTCACTCTGATGTTGCTAGCATTGGTGTTACTTGATTCTCTTGATTGA
- the LOC122311749 gene encoding uncharacterized protein LOC122311749 isoform X1, producing the protein MLATWKVSLVPCFPSSRYRSGFCCRADALQSHETGGQDNKENKKKKVVIVGSGWAGLGAAHHLCNQGFDVTVLEGSPDDVGIRGYWYPYQNIFSLVNELGIKPFTNWTTSAQYSEEGLEVEFPIFNDLPQLPTPLGTLLYTKFARLPLVDRLTSLPLAAAVIDFDNTDTAWRKYDSITARELFKQFGFSERLHRDVFGPLLQVGLFAPAEQCSAAATLGVLYYILAHQKDFDLVWCRGTVKEKIFEPWIDFIRTKGFDILEDRKVTDLIFNEETGCITEIVCGMESYNADAVIFAVGISRLQELIKNSAVLCTREEFLKVLNLAGIDVVTVKLCLDRKVKIPNAINACSGFDYSSGWTFFDLNIIHDEHKDDSVTVLQADFYHSNELLPLKDDDIVAKVMSYLSKCIKEFEDAVVTDKKIGRFPQSLTHFYPGSYKYMMRGSTSFPNLFMAGDWIINRHGSWSQEKSYVTGLEAANRVVDYLEEGSFAKIIPVEEDEPHIQALRSLNRNFNQFRSQVPLSNFFLQ; encoded by the exons ATGTTGGCTACTTGGAAAGTCTCACTCGTTCCATGCTTCCCTAGCAGCCGATACAGAAGTGGGTTTTGCTGCAGAGCTGATGCTCTTCAAAGCCATGAAACTGGGGGCCAAGACAACaaggaaaataagaagaagaaggtagTGATCGTTGGCTCCGGATGGGCTGGCCTTGGCGCTGCTCATCACCTCTGCAACCAGGGCTTTGATGTCACCGTTCTTGAAGGCAGTCCGGACGACGTTGGCATTCGTG GTTATTGGTATCCCTACCAAAACATATTTAGCCTTGTCAATGAGCTGGGTATCAAGCCCTTCACTAACTGGACAACGTCTGCGCAGTATTCAGAAGAGGGGTTAGAG GTTGAATTTCCAATATTCAATGATTTGCCTCAATTGCCTACTCCATTGGGGacattattatatactaaa TTTGCTCGGCTCCCATTGGTGGATAGGTTAACCTCACTTCCGTTAGCAGCTGCAG TAATTGACTTTGACAACACTGACACAGCCTGGAGAAAATATGATTCGA TCACTGCAAGGGAGCTTTTTAAACAATTTGGCTTCTCGGAAAGGCTTCATCGAGATGTTTTTGGTCCATTGCTTCAAGTGGGCTTGTTCGCTCCAGCAGAGCAATGCAGTGCTGCTGCAACTCTTGGGGTGCTATACTACATCCTTGCCCACCAG AAAGATTTTGATTTGGTATGGTGTCGTGGGACAGTCAAAGAAAAGATTTTTGAGCCGTGGATTGATTTCATAAGGACCAAGGGTTTTGATATTCTGGAGGATAGAAAAGTAACAGATTTGATCTTTAACGAGGAAACAGGTTGTATTACAGAAATAGTCTGTGGCATGGAGTCATATAATGCTGATGCAGTTATCTTTGCTGTTGGAATATCCAGACTTCAGGAACTTATCAAGAACAG TGCAGTGCTATGTACAAGGGAGGAGTTTCTGAAGGTTTTAAACTTGGCTGGCATCGATGTGGTCACTGTTAAGCTTTGCCTCGATAGGAAG GTTAAAATTCCAAATGCAATTAATGCTTGCTCTGGATTTGATTATTCATCAGGCTGGACTTTTTTTGACTTGAATATAATTCATGATGAGCATAAAGATGACTCAGTAACAGTCCTGCAAGCTGATTTT TATCATTCCAATGAATTGTTGCCGCTGAAGGATGATGATATAGTTGCAAAAGTGATGTCTTACCTATCAAAGTGCATCAAGGAATTCGAAGATGCTGTTGTGACAGATAAGAAGATTGGAAGATTTCCACAATCTTTGACTCACTTTTATCCAG GTTCATACAAGTACATGATGCGCGGGTCTACATCTTTCCCAAACTTATTCATGGCTGGAGACTGGATCATAAATCGACATGGTTCCTGGTCACAG GAAAAATCTTATGTCACGGGACTCGAAGCCGCAAACCGGGTGGTGGACTACCTTGAAGAAGGAAGCTTTGCCAAAATAATACCAGTAGAGGAAGATGAACCTCACATTCAAGCGCTTCGAAGCCTCAACAGGAACTTTAATCAGTTCAGATCCCAAGTTCCATTGTCCAATTTCTTCCTTCAGTGA
- the LOC122311749 gene encoding uncharacterized protein LOC122311749 isoform X2: MLATWKVSLVPCFPSSRYRSGFCCRADALQSHETGGQDNKENKKKKVVIVGSGWAGLGAAHHLCNQGFDVTVLEGSPDDVGIRGYWYPYQNIFSLVNELGIKPFTNWTTSAQYSEEGLEFARLPLVDRLTSLPLAAAVIDFDNTDTAWRKYDSITARELFKQFGFSERLHRDVFGPLLQVGLFAPAEQCSAAATLGVLYYILAHQKDFDLVWCRGTVKEKIFEPWIDFIRTKGFDILEDRKVTDLIFNEETGCITEIVCGMESYNADAVIFAVGISRLQELIKNSAVLCTREEFLKVLNLAGIDVVTVKLCLDRKVKIPNAINACSGFDYSSGWTFFDLNIIHDEHKDDSVTVLQADFYHSNELLPLKDDDIVAKVMSYLSKCIKEFEDAVVTDKKIGRFPQSLTHFYPGSYKYMMRGSTSFPNLFMAGDWIINRHGSWSQEKSYVTGLEAANRVVDYLEEGSFAKIIPVEEDEPHIQALRSLNRNFNQFRSQVPLSNFFLQ; the protein is encoded by the exons ATGTTGGCTACTTGGAAAGTCTCACTCGTTCCATGCTTCCCTAGCAGCCGATACAGAAGTGGGTTTTGCTGCAGAGCTGATGCTCTTCAAAGCCATGAAACTGGGGGCCAAGACAACaaggaaaataagaagaagaaggtagTGATCGTTGGCTCCGGATGGGCTGGCCTTGGCGCTGCTCATCACCTCTGCAACCAGGGCTTTGATGTCACCGTTCTTGAAGGCAGTCCGGACGACGTTGGCATTCGTG GTTATTGGTATCCCTACCAAAACATATTTAGCCTTGTCAATGAGCTGGGTATCAAGCCCTTCACTAACTGGACAACGTCTGCGCAGTATTCAGAAGAGGGGTTAGAG TTTGCTCGGCTCCCATTGGTGGATAGGTTAACCTCACTTCCGTTAGCAGCTGCAG TAATTGACTTTGACAACACTGACACAGCCTGGAGAAAATATGATTCGA TCACTGCAAGGGAGCTTTTTAAACAATTTGGCTTCTCGGAAAGGCTTCATCGAGATGTTTTTGGTCCATTGCTTCAAGTGGGCTTGTTCGCTCCAGCAGAGCAATGCAGTGCTGCTGCAACTCTTGGGGTGCTATACTACATCCTTGCCCACCAG AAAGATTTTGATTTGGTATGGTGTCGTGGGACAGTCAAAGAAAAGATTTTTGAGCCGTGGATTGATTTCATAAGGACCAAGGGTTTTGATATTCTGGAGGATAGAAAAGTAACAGATTTGATCTTTAACGAGGAAACAGGTTGTATTACAGAAATAGTCTGTGGCATGGAGTCATATAATGCTGATGCAGTTATCTTTGCTGTTGGAATATCCAGACTTCAGGAACTTATCAAGAACAG TGCAGTGCTATGTACAAGGGAGGAGTTTCTGAAGGTTTTAAACTTGGCTGGCATCGATGTGGTCACTGTTAAGCTTTGCCTCGATAGGAAG GTTAAAATTCCAAATGCAATTAATGCTTGCTCTGGATTTGATTATTCATCAGGCTGGACTTTTTTTGACTTGAATATAATTCATGATGAGCATAAAGATGACTCAGTAACAGTCCTGCAAGCTGATTTT TATCATTCCAATGAATTGTTGCCGCTGAAGGATGATGATATAGTTGCAAAAGTGATGTCTTACCTATCAAAGTGCATCAAGGAATTCGAAGATGCTGTTGTGACAGATAAGAAGATTGGAAGATTTCCACAATCTTTGACTCACTTTTATCCAG GTTCATACAAGTACATGATGCGCGGGTCTACATCTTTCCCAAACTTATTCATGGCTGGAGACTGGATCATAAATCGACATGGTTCCTGGTCACAG GAAAAATCTTATGTCACGGGACTCGAAGCCGCAAACCGGGTGGTGGACTACCTTGAAGAAGGAAGCTTTGCCAAAATAATACCAGTAGAGGAAGATGAACCTCACATTCAAGCGCTTCGAAGCCTCAACAGGAACTTTAATCAGTTCAGATCCCAAGTTCCATTGTCCAATTTCTTCCTTCAGTGA
- the LOC122309602 gene encoding V-type proton ATPase subunit B 2, which translates to MGVPPNNHDMEEGTLEMGMEYRTVSGVAGPLVILDKVKGPKYQEIVNIRLGDGTTRRGQVLEVDGEKAVVQVFEGTSGIDNKYTTVQFTGEVLKTPVSLDMLGRIFNGSGKPIDNGPPILPEAYLDISGSSINPSERTYPEEMIQTGISTIDVMNSIARGQKIPLFSAAGLPHNEIAAQICRQAGLVKRLEKSENLLEDVEEDNFAIVFAAMGVNMETAQFFKRDFEENGSMERVTLFLNLANDPTIERIITPRIALTTAEYLAYECGKHVLVILTDMSSYADALREVSAAREEVPGRRGYPGYMYTDLATIYERAGRIEGRKGSITQIPILTMPNDDITHPTPDLTGYITEGQIYIDRQLQNRQIYPPINVLPSLSRLMKSAIGEGMTRKDHADVSNQLYANYAIGKDVQAMKAVVGEEALSSEDLLYLEFLDKFERKFVTQGAYDTRNIFQSLDLAWTLLRIFPRELLHRIPAKVLDQYYSRDASN; encoded by the exons ATGGGTGTGCCGCCAAACAATCACGACATGGAGGAGGGGACGCTGGAGATGGGCATGG AGTATAGAACTGTGTCTGGAGTTGCAGGACCTCTGGTTATCCTCGATAAAGTAAAG GGGCCTAAATATCAAGAGATTGTCAATATCCGTCTAGGAGATGGAACCACCCGACGTGGCCAAGTTCTAGAAGTTGATGGAGAAAAGGCTGTTGTTCAG GTTTTTGAAGGAACATCTGGAATTGACAATAAATACACAACGGTGCAATTTACTGGAGAG GTTTTGAAAACTCCTGTCTCATTGGACATGCTTGGGCGCATATTTAATGGTTCTGGGAAACCCATTGATAATGGTCCTCCTATTTTGCCTGAGGCTTACTTGGACATATCTG GGAGTTCTATCAACCCCAGTGAGAGAACCTATCCCGAGGAGATGATACAGACAGGGATTTCTACAATTGATGTCATGAATTCCATTGCTAGAGGACAAAAAATTCCACTTTTCTCTGCTGCCGGTCTTCCCCATAATGAAATAGCTGCTCAGATATGTCGCCAGGCTGGCTTGGTCAAGCGATTGGAGAAGTCTGAAAATCTTCTTGAG GATGTGGAAGAAGATAATTTTGCCATTGTATTTGCAGCTATGGGTGTAAATATGGAGACTGCACAGTTTTTCAAGCGCGATTTCGAGGAAAATGGCTCGATGGAGAGAGTGACCCTTTTTCTGAATCTG GCAAATGACCCTACAATTGAACGTATTATCACTCCTCGTATTGCCCTTACTACTGCTGAATATTTGGCTTATGAATGTGGGAAGCATGTTCTTGTCATTCTTACAGACATGAGTTCTTATGCCGATGCTCTTCGCGAG GTGTCTGCTGCCCGTGAAGAAGTGCCGGGAAGGCGTGGGTATCCTGGGTACATGTACACTGATTTGGCAACAATATATGAGCGTGCTGGAAGAATTGAAGGGCGGAAAGGTTCCATAACACAAATTCCAATTTTAACCATGCCTAATGATG ACATTACGCATCCCACCCCAGATCTTACAGGATATATTACTGAGGGGCAAATATACATTGACAGGCAGTTGCAAAACAGACAG ATATATCCCCCAATCAATGTCCTCCCATCCCTGTCTCGTCTGATGAAG AGTGCCATTGGTGAGGGTATGACTCGCAAGGACCATGCTGATGTATCCAACCAG CTATATGCAAACTATGCAATTGGGAAGGATGTGCAGGCAATGAAAGCTGTGGTTGGAGAAGAAGCCCTGTCTTCTGAGGACCTG CTGTATTTGGAGTTCTTGGATAAGTTTGAGAGGAAATTTGTGACCCAAGGAGCATACGACACCCGTAATATCTTCCAATCACTAGATTTGGCATGGACACTTCTTCGAATTTTTCCCCGCGAGCTTCTCCACCGTATACCTGCAAAGGTCCTTGACCAGTATTACAGCCGAGATGCATCTAATTGA